From a single Bacteroidales bacterium genomic region:
- the gdhA gene encoding NADP-specific glutamate dehydrogenase — protein sequence MNVEKIMQELERKNPGEVEYLQAVREVLESIEEVVNEHPEFERAGIIDRIIEPDRVLMFKVPWVDDQGNVHVNRGYRVQFNNAIGPYKGGLRFHPSVNLSILKFLGFEQIFKNSLTSLAMGGAKGGSDFDPKGKSDREIMRFCQSFMLELWKILGPEIDVPAGDIGVGAREIGYLYGMYKKLTHEHNGVLTGKSINWGGSLIRPEATGFGVVYFAEEMLRTRNDTIKGKTVTVSGFGNVAWGAITKATEMGAKVVTISGPDGYIYDPEGITGRKIDFLLELRASNQDICKPYIYEFPNAQFIPNKRPWEVKCDVALPCATQNELDKQDAINLVNNGCICVAEGANMPSTPEAIEVFLENKILFSPGKASNAGGVAVSGLEMSQNAMKLSWGREEVDRRLREIMSNIHASCVKYGRQEDGFVNYVKGANIAGFLKVAQSMLEQGII from the coding sequence TAGAGAAGTACTTGAATCTATTGAAGAAGTAGTAAACGAACATCCAGAATTTGAGCGAGCAGGAATCATCGATAGAATTATTGAACCAGATAGAGTTTTAATGTTTAAAGTTCCGTGGGTGGATGATCAAGGGAATGTACACGTGAATCGTGGTTACCGCGTACAGTTTAATAATGCTATTGGTCCATACAAAGGAGGTCTTCGTTTTCACCCCAGTGTTAATTTGTCGATTCTTAAGTTTTTGGGTTTTGAGCAAATATTTAAAAATAGTCTAACCTCACTTGCCATGGGTGGTGCGAAAGGGGGTAGCGATTTTGATCCTAAAGGTAAGAGTGATCGGGAAATTATGCGCTTTTGTCAGAGTTTTATGTTAGAACTTTGGAAGATTTTAGGGCCTGAAATTGATGTGCCAGCTGGCGACATTGGTGTTGGAGCTCGTGAGATAGGGTACTTATATGGTATGTATAAGAAGCTAACCCATGAACATAACGGTGTTCTTACTGGAAAAAGTATCAATTGGGGTGGATCGTTAATTCGTCCAGAAGCTACAGGTTTTGGCGTGGTATATTTTGCAGAAGAAATGCTTCGTACGAGGAACGACACTATTAAAGGAAAAACAGTAACTGTTTCTGGTTTTGGAAATGTTGCATGGGGTGCTATAACTAAAGCAACAGAAATGGGAGCTAAAGTGGTTACTATTAGCGGACCTGATGGTTATATTTATGATCCTGAAGGTATAACTGGTAGGAAGATTGATTTTCTTCTTGAGCTTCGTGCAAGTAATCAAGACATTTGTAAGCCCTATATATATGAATTTCCCAATGCTCAGTTTATACCCAACAAAAGGCCATGGGAAGTAAAATGTGATGTAGCTTTGCCTTGTGCAACGCAAAATGAGCTTGATAAGCAGGATGCCATCAATTTGGTGAACAATGGGTGCATTTGTGTAGCAGAGGGTGCCAACATGCCTTCAACCCCTGAAGCCATTGAGGTCTTTCTTGAAAACAAGATTCTTTTTTCACCTGGAAAAGCTTCAAATGCTGGTGGTGTTGCTGTTTCGGGGCTTGAGATGTCGCAAAATGCAATGAAGTTATCGTGGGGTCGGGAGGAAGTTGATAGGAGATTGAGGGAAATCATGAGCAACATTCATGCATCTTGTGTTAAGTATGGTAGGCAAGAAGATGGTTTTGTAAATTACGTAAAGGGTGCGAACATTGCTGGTTTTCTTAAAGTTGCCCAAAGCATGCTTGAGCAGGGTATTATTTAG